The proteins below are encoded in one region of uncultured Fibrobacter sp.:
- a CDS encoding PLP-dependent transferase codes for MTTQNKLHFETLQIHVGQEQADPATDSRAVPIYQTSSYVFHNAQHAADRFALKAGGNVYGRINNSTQGVLEERIAALEGGVAALAVASGAAAITYAITALARKGDHVVAQRTVYGGTFNLLQHTLREFGIETTFV; via the coding sequence ATGACGACACAGAACAAGCTCCACTTTGAAACTCTCCAGATTCACGTTGGCCAGGAACAGGCGGACCCCGCAACCGATTCTCGCGCAGTTCCTATTTATCAGACTTCTTCTTACGTGTTCCATAATGCACAGCATGCTGCTGACCGTTTCGCCCTGAAGGCTGGCGGTAACGTTTATGGCCGTATCAACAACTCTACACAGGGTGTGCTCGAAGAACGTATCGCTGCCCTCGAAGGTGGCGTTGCCGCCCTGGCTGTCGCATCCGGCGCTGCTGCAATTACTTATGCCATCACGGCTCTCGCTCGCAAGGGCGATCACGTGGTTGCCCAGCGCACTGTTTACGGCGGTACTTTCAACCTGCTGCAGCACACGCTCCGCGAATTCGGTATCGAAACCACTTTCGTGG
- a CDS encoding MarR family transcriptional regulator, producing the protein MKENPNILQTELAERFGVRRETIHRDMKKLVDAGILCRSDSDKKCNWKVAKEI; encoded by the coding sequence GTGAAAGAGAATCCGAATATTCTGCAAACGGAACTGGCAGAACGCTTTGGAGTCCGGCGAGAGACCATCCACCGCGATATGAAAAAGCTCGTGGATGCAGGCATTCTTTGCCGTTCCGATTCAGATAAAAAGTGCAACTGGAAGGTGGCGAAAGAAATATAA
- a CDS encoding sulfate ABC transporter substrate-binding protein, with protein sequence MNQNFVKSAIAATLLIAGTIGFSACSSSDEQKSEASAKKVEKQTLTNVSYDPTRELYANYNEAFKKHWKEKTGGEVEITQSHGGSGKQALEVANGLEADVVTLALEFDVNAVRDAGLIEDGWVKEFPLNSSPYTSTIVFLVRKGNPKGLKDWGDLVKPGIGIITPNPKTSGGARWNYLAAWAWAEKQYNNDEAKVKDFVKKLFQNVLVLASGARGSTTTFIENGQGDVLLAWENEAFLALKDYPNDYEIVIPSISILAEPSVAIVDKVVDKRGTRELATEYLNYLYSDEGQHIAAKNHYRPSNKAILDQYKEFDQNVNLISIEHFGGWDKAQKTHFSNGGIFDQIYEKK encoded by the coding sequence ATGAATCAGAATTTTGTCAAGTCCGCCATTGCGGCAACCCTCCTGATTGCGGGAACTATCGGTTTTAGCGCATGTTCTTCTTCTGACGAGCAGAAGAGCGAGGCATCCGCCAAGAAGGTCGAAAAGCAGACGCTCACCAACGTGTCTTACGACCCGACGCGTGAACTCTACGCCAACTACAACGAAGCCTTCAAGAAGCACTGGAAAGAAAAGACAGGCGGCGAAGTGGAAATCACGCAGTCTCACGGCGGTTCCGGCAAGCAGGCCTTGGAAGTGGCCAACGGTCTTGAAGCCGACGTGGTGACGCTCGCCCTTGAATTCGACGTGAATGCCGTGCGCGACGCGGGCCTCATCGAAGACGGATGGGTCAAGGAATTCCCGCTGAACAGTTCCCCGTACACATCCACCATCGTGTTCCTGGTCCGCAAGGGCAACCCGAAGGGACTCAAGGATTGGGGCGATCTCGTGAAGCCGGGTATTGGCATCATCACGCCGAACCCGAAAACTTCCGGTGGCGCGCGCTGGAACTACCTCGCCGCCTGGGCATGGGCCGAAAAGCAGTACAATAACGACGAAGCCAAGGTCAAGGACTTCGTCAAGAAACTGTTCCAGAACGTGCTCGTGCTCGCTTCCGGTGCACGCGGCTCTACCACAACCTTTATCGAAAACGGCCAGGGCGACGTGCTTCTCGCATGGGAAAACGAAGCCTTCCTCGCGCTCAAGGACTACCCGAACGACTACGAAATCGTAATCCCGAGCATCAGCATTCTGGCGGAACCCTCTGTTGCCATCGTGGACAAGGTGGTCGACAAGCGCGGCACCCGCGAACTCGCTACCGAATACCTGAACTACCTCTACAGCGACGAGGGCCAGCACATTGCCGCGAAGAACCATTACCGCCCCTCCAACAAGGCCATTCTCGACCAGTACAAGGAATTCGACCAGAACGTGAACTTGATTTCTATCGAGCACTTCGGCGGCTGGGACAAGGCGCAAAAGACGCACTTCTCCAACGGCGGCATCTTCGACCAGATTTACGAAAAGAAGTAA
- a CDS encoding DsrE/DsrF/DrsH-like family protein produces the protein MSEVKKFLAKDFYKVDPKNSTLLDVREPSEAIVRPVNGALQVPFFELSKKIDGIPKDKPVYVFCSTGDRSEEVAEILADRDYDVYNVEGGLEAVPKVHFVDAKGLKCPGPIVKVDEAVKSVSVGEEVQVEATEKAFFSDVDVWCQRTGNELKSLTEKDGVIYATIVKRDTPQSLKKRDFEHGKTFVVFSGDLDKAIASFIMANGAAAMGRPVTMFFTFWGVSILRRPKKVRVKKSFIGKMFGFMMPRGSKKLGLSRMNFGGIGAKMIRAVMKQNGVSSLEELIESARQKGVKFVACQMSMELMGITAEELIDGVELGGVATMLGSTEKSDLTYFI, from the coding sequence ATGTCCGAAGTCAAAAAATTCCTTGCAAAAGATTTCTACAAGGTTGATCCCAAGAATTCGACCTTACTCGATGTCCGCGAGCCGAGCGAAGCCATCGTACGCCCTGTAAATGGTGCGTTGCAGGTTCCGTTCTTTGAACTGTCCAAGAAGATAGACGGCATCCCGAAAGACAAACCCGTTTACGTTTTCTGCTCCACGGGGGACCGCTCCGAAGAGGTTGCTGAAATCCTCGCCGACCGCGATTACGACGTGTACAATGTGGAAGGCGGGCTTGAAGCTGTCCCGAAAGTGCATTTCGTGGATGCCAAGGGCCTCAAGTGCCCGGGACCCATCGTGAAGGTGGACGAAGCAGTCAAAAGCGTGTCCGTCGGCGAAGAAGTCCAAGTGGAAGCGACCGAGAAGGCGTTCTTCTCGGATGTGGATGTCTGGTGCCAGCGTACCGGCAACGAACTAAAATCGCTCACCGAAAAAGACGGAGTCATTTACGCAACCATCGTAAAGCGCGACACGCCCCAATCTCTCAAAAAAAGGGATTTTGAGCACGGCAAGACCTTTGTCGTTTTTAGTGGCGATTTGGACAAGGCCATCGCTTCGTTCATCATGGCTAATGGTGCCGCTGCGATGGGCCGCCCGGTCACGATGTTTTTTACCTTCTGGGGAGTAAGCATTTTGCGCAGGCCCAAAAAGGTCCGCGTCAAGAAATCGTTCATCGGAAAAATGTTCGGGTTCATGATGCCCCGCGGCTCCAAGAAACTCGGGCTTTCGCGCATGAACTTTGGCGGTATCGGCGCAAAGATGATTCGAGCCGTGATGAAGCAGAACGGAGTCTCTTCGCTGGAAGAATTGATTGAAAGCGCAAGGCAGAAAGGTGTGAAATTTGTCGCGTGCCAGATGTCGATGGAACTGATGGGAATCACTGCAGAAGAGTTGATTGACGGCGTGGAACTCGGCGGCGTCGCGACAATGCTCGGCTCCACCGAAAAATCTGATTTGACATACTTTATTTAA